One window of the Salvia splendens isolate huo1 chromosome 1, SspV2, whole genome shotgun sequence genome contains the following:
- the LOC121744929 gene encoding 2-oxoglutarate dehydrogenase, mitochondrial-like, producing the protein MAWFRVGSSVAKHAIQRTLAHSCSYATRTRTLSSRNRYLHSTVFRSKAQSAPVPRPVPLSRLTDSFLDGTSSVYLEELQRAWEQDPSSVDESWDNFFRNFVGQAATSPGISGQTIQESMRLLLLVRAYQVYGHTKAKLDPLGLEERPVTDDLDPALYGFSEADLDREFFIGVWRMAGFLSENRPVQTLRAILKRLEQAYCGNIGYEYMHIADREKCNWLRDKIETPTPTQYSSQRREVILDRLIWSTQFENFLAAKWTAAKRFGLEGCETLIPGMKEMFDRSADLGVESIVIGMSHRGRLNVLGNVVRKPLREIFSEFSGGTKPVDEVGLYTGTGDVKYHLGTSYDRPTRGGKRIHLSLVANPSHLEAVDPVVVGKTRAKQYYSNDVDRTKNMGILIHGDGSFAGQGVVYETLHLSALPNYTTGGTIHIVVNNQVAFTTDPRAGRSSQYCTDVAKALSAPIFHVNGDDVEAVVHACELAAEWRQTFHTDVVVDIVCYRRFGHNEIDEPSFTQPNMYKIIRNHPSALQIYQNKLLESGQATKEDIDRINTKVLSILNEEFMASKEYVPQKRDWLSAYWGGFKSPEQLSRIRNTGVKPEILKNVGKAITTLPETFKPHRAVKRIFEDRAKMIETGEGIDWAMGEALAFATLLVEGNHVRLSGQDVERGTFSHRHSVLHDQETGGEYCPLDHVMINQHEETFTVSNSSLSEFGVLGFELGYSMENPNSLVLWEAQFGDFANGAQVIFDQFISSGEAKWLRQTGLVVLLPHGYDGQGPEHSSARLERLLQMSDEHPYVIPEMDPTLRKQIQECNWQVVNVTTPANYFHVLRRQIHREFRKPLIVMSPKNLLRHKECKSNLSEFDDVQGHPGFDKQGTRFKRLIKDQNDHSDLEEGIRRLVLCSGKIYYELDEERKKVKGKDVAICRVEQLCPFPYDLIQRELKRYPNAEVVWCQEEPMNMGAYSHILPRLGTAMKALDRGTVEDVKYAGRGPSAATATGFYQVHVKEQTELVQKALQPHPIT; encoded by the exons ATGGCCTGGTTTAGAGTGGGGTCTAGTGTTGCAAAGCATGCTATTCAGAGAACTTTAGCACATAGTTGTTCGTATGCAACTCGGACAAGGACTCTATCTTCCAGAAACAGATATTTGCATTCTACAGTTTTTAGGTCAAAGGCGCAATCTGCACCTGTTCCTCGTCCAGTTCCACTGTCCAGGTTGACTGACAGCTTCTTGGATGGGACGAGCAGCGTTTATCTGGAAGAGCTCCAGAGGGCTTGGGAGCAGGACCCTAGTAGTGTTGATGAATCGTGGGACAATTTTTTCAGGAACTTTGTTGGGCAGGCTGCTACTTCACCTGGGATTTCAGGGCAAACCATTCAAGAGAGTATGCGGCTGTTGTTGCTCGTCAGAGCTTACCAGGTTTATGGTCACACGAAAGCCAAGTTGGATCCATTAGGTTTAGAAGAGAGGCCTGTTACTGACGACCTTGATCCAGCCCTTTATGGATTTTCAGAAGCTGATCTTGATAGAGAGTTCTTCATTGGGGTATGGAGAATGGCTGGGTTCTTGTCTGAGAACCGGCCGGTGCAAACCCTGAGGGCGATATTGAAAAGACTTGAGCAGGCTTATTGTGGAAACATAGGCTACGAGTACATGCACATTGCTGATCGGGAAAAATGTAACTGGCTGCGAGACAAGATTGAGACTCCAACACCAACTCAGTATAGTAGCCAGCGGCGTGAGGTGATCCTTGACCGGCTTATTTGGAGTACCCAATTCGAGAACTTCTTAGCTGCCAAGTGGACTGCGGCCAAGAGGTTCGGGCTTGAAGGTTGTGAGACATTGATTCCTGGCATGAAGGAAATGTTTGATAGGTCGGCAGATCTTGGAGTGGAGAGCATAGTAATTGGAATGTCACATAGAGGAAGATTGAATGTTCTGGGCAATGTTGTGCGGAAACCCCTCCGAGAGATCTTCAGTGAGTTTAGTGGTGGCACGAAACCTGTGGATGAGGTTGGCCTATACACTGGAACTGGTGATGTTAAATATCATTTGGGAACTTCTTATGACCGTCCAACAAGGGGAGGCAAGAGAATCCACTTGTCACTAGTTGCAAATCCTAGTCACTTGGAAGCTGTGGATCCCGTTGTGGTTGGAAAAACTAGAGCCAAACAGTATTACTCTAATGATGTTGATAGAACAAAAAACATGGGCATTTTGATACACGGTGATGGTAGTTTTGCCGGACAGGGTGTTGTCTATGAAACTTTGCATCTTAGTGCTCTTCCAAACTACACTACTGGTGGTACCATTCATATTGTCGTGAACAATCAAGTGGCATTCACTACTGACCCAAGAGCTGGAAGATCTTCTCAGTACTGTACAGATGTTGCGAAAGCTCTCAgtgctccaattttccatgtcAACGGTGATGATGTGGAAGCTGTTGTCCATGCGTGTGAACTTGCAGCAGAGTGGCGTCAAACTTTCCATACAgatgttgttgttgacatcgtGTGCTATCGTCGATTTGGCCACAATGAAATTGATGAACCATCATTTACTCAACCAAATATGTATAAG atcATCCGGAATCATCCTTCCGCACTTCAGATTTACCAAAACAAACTTCTAGAATCAGGCCAGGCTACAAAAGAGGACATTGATAGAATTAACACCAAAGTCCTTTCAATTCTCAACGAAGAATTTATGGCCAGTAAAGAGTACGTGCCTCAGAAAAGGGACTGGCTTTCAGCGTACTGGGGTGGTTTCAAATCTCCGGAACAGCTCTCTCGCATTCGTAATACTGG aGTAAAACCTgagattttgaaaaatgttGGCAAGGCTATCACAACTCTTCCAGAAACTTTTAAACCTCACCGAGCAGTGAAGAGGATCTTTGAAGATCGTGCAAAGATGATTGAAACAGGTGAGGGCATTGACTGGGCAATGGGAGAAGCACTTGCTTTTGCAACCTTGTTGGTTGAGGGAAATCATGTCAGGTTAAGTGGGCAGGATGTTGAGCGAGGTACTTTCAGCCACAGGCATTCTGTTTTACACGATCAAGAAACTGGGGGAGAATATTGCCCCTTAGATCATGTTATGATAAACCAACATGAAGAGACGTTTACTGTTAGCAACAG CTCTCTTTCAGAGTTTGGAGTTTTAGGTTTCGAACTAGGTTATTCCATGGAAAATCCCAATTCGTTGGTACTCTGGGAAGCCCAATTTGGTGACTTTGCCAACGGGGCTCAGGTGATATTTGACCAATTTATTAGCAGTGGGGAGGCAAAATGGTTGCGTCAAACTGGATTAGTTGTCCTACTACCTCATGGATATGATGGTCAAGGTCCTGAACACTCAAGTGCTCGTTTGGAGCGTTTACTTCAG ATGAGTGATGAACATCCCTATGTTATCCCCGAGATGGACCCTACCCTTAGGAAACAGATTCAGGAATGCAATTGGCAGGTGGTTAATGTTACTACTCCTGCAAATTATTTCCACGTTTTGCGTCGCCAG ATTCATAGGGAATTCCGTAAACCCCTCATTGTGATGTCCCCAAAGAATTTACTTCGTCACAAGGAATGCAAATCAAATTTATCTGAGTTTGATGATGTTCAAGGACACCCAGGTTTTGACAAGCAAGGAACAAGATTTAAACGTCTCATAAAGGACCAAAATGACCACTCGGATCTTGAAGAGGGTATTAGACGTTTGGTTCTTTGCTCTGGCAAG ATCTATTATGAGCTTgatgaagaaagaaaaaaagtgaagGGGAAAGACGTCGCAATTTGTAGGGTTGAGCAGCTTTGCCCCTTCCCGTATGATCTTATCCAGCGTGAGCTGAAAAGATACCCAA ATGCTGAAGTCGTGTGGTGCCAGGAAGAGCCCATGAACATGGGAGCATACAGCCACATCTTGCCACGGCTTGGAACTGCGATGAAAGCTCTCGATAGAGGTACCGTGGAGGACGTCAAGTACGCTGGCCGAGGTCCGTCTGCAGCTACTGCTACCGGCTTTTACCAAGTTCACGTCAAGGAGCAGACCGAACTTGTCCAGAAAGCCTTGCAGCCTCATCCAATTACCTAG
- the LOC121743937 gene encoding receptor kinase-like protein Xa21 → MTCVDLFQARSEIELDSSTEHWSLKDLLELDLSSNSLTGNLSEQTEDLKVATYINLSRNAFTGTIPDAYGSMNNLMIFSLASNELQGSIPHSLGKMISLVSLDLSDNLLSGEIPTALENLQFLTYFNVSFNKLSAEISPFRNFSYSLFASNEGLCSARDSPYVDRCKKKKKKKKKSERRIIVVVIASVTFVALLITFFSVLTWTTRRRRRRATEQPSSHDIKDMERFSYQELKQATNDFSNEKLLGSGSFASVYLANFDNGNHFAVKVFNLGREHASRSFERECYMLSKLRHRNLTKVISACSNHDFKALLLEYMQSGSLEDWLYRDGSFLDVVQRIDVMIDVASALEYLHHGYVKPVIHCDLKPSNVLLDKDMVGHITDFGITKLLGEENSVVHTHTLATLGYMAPEYGNEGVVSSACDVYSYGILLMETFTRRKPTDDMFGGELSLRSWIDAMLPDSVNQVVDSALLREEEEHFTEKMRCVSSIVLGHDSISQG, encoded by the exons ATGACTTGTGTGGATTTGTTCCAAGCACGATCCGAG ATTGAACTCGACTCTTCCACGGAGCATTGGAGCCTCAAAGACCTCCTGGAGCTTGACCTATCTTCAAATTCTCTGACTGGCAACCTGTCTGAACAAACTGAAGATCTGAAGGTTGCAACTTACATAAACCTCTCTAGAAACGCGTTCACTGGCACCATCCCTGACGCGTATGGCAGCATGAACAACTTGATGATCTTTTCTCTTGCGAGCAACGAGCTCCAAGGATCCATACCACACTCTCTTGGCAAAATGATAAGCCTGGTTTCGTTAGACTTATCAGACAACCTTCTCTCGGGGGAGATACCTACGGCTTTAGAAAACCTCCAATTCCTAACCTATTTCAATGTGTCTTTCAACAAACTAAGTGCTGAGATCTCGCCTTTCAGGAATTTCAGCTACTCCCTCTTCGCGTCGAATGAAGGCTTATGCAGTGCTCGTGACTCGCCATACGTGGATAGatgtaagaagaagaagaagaagaagaagaagagtgaAAGAAGAATCATAGTTGTGGTGATTGCATCTGTCACATTCGTGGCATTGCTCATCACATTCTTCTCAGTCCTAACATGGACAACGAGGAGGCGTAGAAGACGAGCAACGGAACAACCTAGCTCACACGACATCAAAGACATGGAGAGGTTTTCATACCAAGAGCTCAAACAAGCTACCAACGACTTCAGCAACGAAAAGCTACTCGGAAGCGGGAGCTTTGCCTCGGTCTACCTGGCGAATTTCGACAATGGGAACCACTTTGCAGTCAAAGTGTTTAATCTCGGGCGAGAACATGCTTCTAGAAGCTTCGAAAGGGAGTGCTATATGCTGAGCAAGTTGAGGCACCGGAATCTGACGAAAGTGATCAGTGCGTGCTCAAATCATGATTTCAAAGCTTTGCTTCTCGAGTATATGCAGAGTGGGAGCCTCGAGGATTGGTTGTATCGCGATGGATCCTTCTTGGATGTTGTGCAGAGGATTGACGTGATGATCGACGTTGCGTCGGCTTTGGAGTATCTGCACCATGGCTATGTGAAGCCTGTGATTCATTGTGATTTGAAACCGAGCAATGTATTGTTGGATAAGGATATGGTGGGGCATATCACTGATTTTGGGATTACTAAGTTGTTGGGAGAGGAAAACAGTGTTGTGCACACACATACTTTGGCTACTCTGGGTTATATGGCACCAG AATATGGGAACGAAGGAGTGGTCTCTAGTGCATGTGATGTATATAGCTATGGTATTCTATTAATGGAAACATTCACAAGAAGGAAGCCGACCGACGACATGTTTGGTGGAGAATTAAGCTTGAGGAGTTGGATAGATGCTATGCTCCCTGACTCAGTTAATCAGGTTGTGGATTCAGCCTTAttgagagaggaagaagagcaTTTTACTGAAAAAATGCGGTGCGTTTCGTCAATTGTCCTTGGCCATGACTCAATCTCCCAAGGATAG
- the LOC121796987 gene encoding mediator of RNA polymerase II transcription subunit 10b-like isoform X2, giving the protein MDSSPATTTGGGGNNIMVSQSTAASPMDSSATAAATSVDDPKQNLTQVINSIQKTLALLHQLYLTVSSYNVASQLPLLQRMNNLVLELDNMTRLAEKCNIQVPMEVLNLIDDGKNPDEFTRDMLNGCIAKNQITKGKTDAFKGLRRHLLEELEQVFPDEVETYREIRAASAAECIL; this is encoded by the exons ATGGATTCATCGCCGGCAACCACCACAGGCGGCGGCGGAAACAACATTATGGTCTCGCAATCAACCGCTGCGTCGCCTATGGATTCTtcagccaccgccgccgcaaCCTCAGTTGACGATCCTAAACAGAATTTAACTCAAGTTATAAATTCAATCCAGAAAACTCTCGCCCTCCTCCATCAGCTCTACCTCACCGTCTCCTCCTACAATGTTGCTTCCCAACTCCCTCTCCTCCAGCGcat GAATAATCTAGTGTTGGAATTGGATAATATGACGAGATTAGCAGAGAAGTGTAACATTCAGGTGCCCATGGAGGTTCTAAA TTTGATAGATGATGGGAAGAATCCTGATGAGTTCACACGGGATATGTTGAATGGATGCATTGCCAAGAACCAGATTACTAAAGGGAAAACAGATGCCTTCAAG GGCCTGCGAAGACATCTCCTTGAAGAACTGGAGCAGGTATTTCCTGATGAAGTTGAAACTTATAGGGAGATACGAGCAGCATCTGCAGCC GAATGCATTTTGTGA
- the LOC121796987 gene encoding mediator of RNA polymerase II transcription subunit 10b-like isoform X1, producing the protein MDSSPATTTGGGGNNIMVSQSTAASPMDSSATAAATSVDDPKQNLTQVINSIQKTLALLHQLYLTVSSYNVASQLPLLQRMNNLVLELDNMTRLAEKCNIQVPMEVLNLIDDGKNPDEFTRDMLNGCIAKNQITKGKTDAFKGLRRHLLEELEQVFPDEVETYREIRAASAAEAKRLAQTQNMLPNGDSKS; encoded by the exons ATGGATTCATCGCCGGCAACCACCACAGGCGGCGGCGGAAACAACATTATGGTCTCGCAATCAACCGCTGCGTCGCCTATGGATTCTtcagccaccgccgccgcaaCCTCAGTTGACGATCCTAAACAGAATTTAACTCAAGTTATAAATTCAATCCAGAAAACTCTCGCCCTCCTCCATCAGCTCTACCTCACCGTCTCCTCCTACAATGTTGCTTCCCAACTCCCTCTCCTCCAGCGcat GAATAATCTAGTGTTGGAATTGGATAATATGACGAGATTAGCAGAGAAGTGTAACATTCAGGTGCCCATGGAGGTTCTAAA TTTGATAGATGATGGGAAGAATCCTGATGAGTTCACACGGGATATGTTGAATGGATGCATTGCCAAGAACCAGATTACTAAAGGGAAAACAGATGCCTTCAAG GGCCTGCGAAGACATCTCCTTGAAGAACTGGAGCAGGTATTTCCTGATGAAGTTGAAACTTATAGGGAGATACGAGCAGCATCTGCAGCC